Part of the Dehalococcoidia bacterium genome is shown below.
ATCGGATGGTCACCATTACCCGCGCGCAAGGCAGCATCACCTACCCGGCCAATTTCATGCTCATCGGAGCCATGAATCCGTGTCCGTGCGGTTACTATGGCGACCCGGTAAAGCAATGCACTTGTTCCTCGACGTTGGTATCCCGCTATCAGAAGCGAATCAGCGGGCCGCTCCTGGACCGCATCGATATCTTCATCGAGGTCCCGCGAATCGAATATCAGAAGTTGACCGATGAGAGGCTGGGAGAGAAGTCCGAATCCATCCGGGCCAGAGTGGAGACGGCGCGCCAGGCTCAGTGGAAGCGTTTTGAGGGAACCCGGCTCACCTGCAATGCCGATATGACGCCGATCGAGATTCGTGATTTCTGCCAGACGGCACCGGAGGCGCAGAATCTTCTTCAGGCAGCAGCCAGACAGCTTTCCCTCTCCGCCCGCTCGTTCCATCGCATTCTCAAGCTGTCCCGGACTATCGCTGACTTTGAAGGCGCGGAGGTCATCAGCGCCGGCCATCTGGCCGAGGCGCTGCAATACCGGCCGCGGCAGATGGGGTAGCGCGAAGTGGCCTCAATAACCATTATGTTTTCGAGCCATTCAAATCCGGGGCTTCTTATCGCTCAGGGTGGGTTTGATGTTCTCCAGACATTCAGCGTCTTCGCCGATCGGCAGGGTGAAGCTGAATCGAGAGCCCTTACCCTCCTCGCTCTCCGCCATGATCGCACCCTCGTGGAAATTGATTATCTCTTTACTGATGGCTAGCCCCAGGCCGCTGCCGCCTCTTCTGCGAGCCACACCGCTCTCCAGCCGATAGAATCGTTCGAAGACTTTTCCCAGGTATTGGGATGGGATGCCAATGCCTTGATCGGTAACGCTCACCATAATATCACGGTTCGCCCTTTGCCCCTCCAGCCTGATACGCGTACCTTTCTCAGAATAGGAAGCAGCGTTTTGAACCAGGTTGATGATAACCTGCCCGATGCGTACTTCGTCGGCATAGATTGGGGGCAGATCGAGAGCAACATCGATTTCCAGTTGATGCTCTCTGGTAATGCCTTTCAACTTGTCTGCCAGCTGGTTGATGATGGAGGATATCCTGCACTTCGTTTTTTCCAGTCGCAGGGTGCGTGTTTCCAGTTGCGACATATCCAGAAGGTCATTGACCAGGTGAACCAGGATATCCGACTCTTTGTTGATCACTTCCAGAAACTCCTTTTGGGTTTCCGGGGGCCATTCCACATCCGCTTGAACCAGGGTGCTCGCCAGCCCTTTGATGGCAGTCAAAGGGGTGCGCAGCTCGTGGGAAACACTGGCCAGCAGCGCTGTCTTCAGACGATCGGCTTCTTCCATGGCCTTGACCCTGGCTGTTTCTTCTTCCGCCCGTTTTCGATCCGTGATATCCGAGGTCAAACCATAGAAAAATCGCTTGCCGTCTTTTTCGAAGGCGTTGACAGCCCTGGCATATAACCATACCCATTGCCCGTCCTTTTTCTTGAACCGGTGCTCGATGGCAAAGAAAACCCCTTTCTCCTCCAGTGCCTCAAGGGCGTTTTTTGCTTTCTGGCGGTCGTCAGGATGGATGCTCTCCAGCCAAATGCGGGCTCCGTTCAGAAGCAGTTCTTCTGGCGTATACCCATGGATTGCCTGTGCGCTTGGGCTGATGAAAGCGATTCCCTTTCCCTGCTCTCCGATCCACACGGTGTCCGGGTTGTTATTAACCACGGTACGGTATTTTTCCTCGCTCTCTCTTAGCGCTGTCTCTGCCCGTCTGCGCTCAGTGATATCTCTTACAACAAGGATGGCTCCCCGTTCTCCATTCTCACGCTCAATTACCTGGCAACTGGCCTCAACGCAGATGGGATGGCCATCAGTGTGAACACCGTCAAGCGATGCCAATCTGGCGAATCCGTCGCTCACAGCCTTCTGGTAGAGCGCGCTCAACTCGGCCTGCTTAGGCGCAGAAAAAGTGCGCGGTATTGCGAAGTGCTTGCCTACTGCCTCTTCTTTTCGATAGCCGAAAATAGCCCCAATCTTGTCGTTGGCGTCAAGGATAGTACCTCTTTCATCGAGATAGAGAATACCATCGTTGGCATTCTTAAAGATGGTTCTGAACTTCTCCTCGCTGGCCTTGAGCCGTTTCTCCATCTGGCAGCGGTATTGGGTGATCTCGATGGCAATGCGCAGGTCACGGTCCTCAAACGGTTTGCTGAGATAGGCTCCTGGAGTTGTGGCCTTTGCCCGCTCCAGGGTCTTCTCATCGGAATAGGCGGTGAGGTAGATGACGGGGATATCCCATCGATCATGGATGCGTTCGGCGGCCTCTATCCCGTCCATCTGGCCCTTTAGCCGGATGTCCATAAGGATCAGGTCCGGGAGGGTTTCTCCGGCATATCGGATGGCGTCCTCTCCGGTATGGGCGACGGAGGGGACATCATAGCCCATGTGCTTGAGCCGGTTCTGGATATCCTTGGCGACGATCGCCTCATCTTCAACCACAAGAATTCTCAGTGATGGCATACTACGCTCCTTGCTTCCAGCCCTGCTCTGGAATGCTGATTCGGAATAGTGTTCCGCCCCGTCGTTCCACTTCCATTGTGGCCCCTAATTGATTGGTCAGGCTGCTGACCAGTTGCAGGCCCAGTGTCCTCGTGTTTCGGTAATCGATGTTCTCCGGTAATCCAATGCCGTTATCGGCCACAAGAATAATCAGCTCGTGGGCGTTATTGGTTCCAAGCTCTATTTTGATCTCGGGCCAAAGGTCTTCTTCGCGGGACCCTTGCCATCCCTCGGGGAAGGCGTATTTGATCGAATTGGTGATGAGTTCGTTGATCATCAAACCGCAAGGCACGGCTGCATCGATGCCGAGAAAGAGTCCCTCCCCTTGAATATCCAGCCGAATCCCTTGGGTTTTGCCGACGTAGGAATGCAACAGATTGCCCGTGAGTTCCCGGACGTAGTTGCGGAAATCGATCTGGGCCAGGTTGCCGGACCGATACAGTTGTTCGTGAATCAGGGCCATGGAGCGGACGCGCCTTCCGCTATCCTCGAACATGGCGCGCGAAGGTTCATCCTTGAAGCTGTCTTTTTGCAGGTTCAGCAAACTGGAGATGATCTGGAGGTTGTTCTTCACCCGGTGATGGATTTCCTTCAGCAACACCTCTCGTTCGTTGATGCGGCCTTCCAGCGCTGTGTTGATTTCCACCAGTTGCTGGGTGCGGTCCTCCACGCGTTTTTCAAGCTTGTTCCTCGCCTGGTTCAATTCTTCGTTGGCGCCGGAGAGCTCTTTCGTCCTCTCGGCCACCTGCTGTTCCAACCCGGTGCTGTATTGTTGAAGTTCCTTTTGTGATTGCATCAGATTTGCCGTCATGGCGCTGAATGCCCTCGAAAGATCGCCCACTTCATCCTTGGCTGCTATGGACACATCAATGCTCCAGTCTCCTTTCATGATGCGCTCGGCGCCCTGGCGCAATCTCATGATGGGGGCGGATATTCTGCGCGATAGAAAGAAGGCCAAAGCGATCCAGAACCCGAGCAATGTCAGCATCGCCCACAACATTTTGCGAGTCAAATCCGTTACCGGTTCCAGCACCTCCGATCGGCTTTTCTCCACGGCTATCACCCAGGGTGTGCCTGGCAGCCGATGGTAAACGCCGAACACCTTGGTTCCCAGGTAGTTCTCCCGCGTAATGGCTCCGGTTTCCTCAACTTCCCCGAAGCTTTCGGGCAGAACAACCGACTGGCGGAGCATCGCATCCTCAACGAACAGCGAGGGCGTCAACATATAGCCTTCTTCGTTTATCAGATATACTTCACCGGTATCTCCCAGTCCCCTGCGGTCGGCGGCGATTGAACAGAGTTCATCCTCACCCCCAAGATACACCATGACCCCTTTTAACGTCTTCCTATTCGGATCCGAATAAAATGGGGCCGATACCGCCAATACGAAATCGCGGCTGTCTTCATAAAGAGCGACGTTGCCGACATAGGTTCCTTCCTTG
Proteins encoded:
- a CDS encoding PAS domain S-box protein is translated as MPSLRILVVEDEAIVAKDIQNRLKHMGYDVPSVAHTGEDAIRYAGETLPDLILMDIRLKGQMDGIEAAERIHDRWDIPVIYLTAYSDEKTLERAKATTPGAYLSKPFEDRDLRIAIEITQYRCQMEKRLKASEEKFRTIFKNANDGILYLDERGTILDANDKIGAIFGYRKEEAVGKHFAIPRTFSAPKQAELSALYQKAVSDGFARLASLDGVHTDGHPICVEASCQVIERENGERGAILVVRDITERRRAETALRESEEKYRTVVNNNPDTVWIGEQGKGIAFISPSAQAIHGYTPEELLLNGARIWLESIHPDDRQKAKNALEALEEKGVFFAIEHRFKKKDGQWVWLYARAVNAFEKDGKRFFYGLTSDITDRKRAEEETARVKAMEEADRLKTALLASVSHELRTPLTAIKGLASTLVQADVEWPPETQKEFLEVINKESDILVHLVNDLLDMSQLETRTLRLEKTKCRISSIINQLADKLKGITREHQLEIDVALDLPPIYADEVRIGQVIINLVQNAASYSEKGTRIRLEGQRANRDIMVSVTDQGIGIPSQYLGKVFERFYRLESGVARRRGGSGLGLAISKEIINFHEGAIMAESEEGKGSRFSFTLPIGEDAECLENIKPTLSDKKPRI
- a CDS encoding histidine kinase dimerization/phosphoacceptor domain -containing protein — encoded protein: MRIQTKILGLILTAVLLTATIGTLIGRTVATDALEDQAKDNLSALAQSRTQTIRNLIEYQKQSIELLASQSSAYQAVMQSGSGDLGFEPDDLDAISYIMQNMTANNKYVWQALYLNADGIVVASSFRPETRPVEPYPETGNPEDWTRVDYSQIDWAAVDPAQIDWSAVDYSQIDWPQIDLSRIDWSKIDYNKIDYSRIDLSKIDYSKIDWSKIDLSRVDWSKISIPEIDFSKVDLSKIDWAQGDMTQNDVYLKGKEGTYVGNVALYEDSRDFVLAVSAPFYSDPNRKTLKGVMVYLGGEDELCSIAADRRGLGDTGEVYLINEEGYMLTPSLFVEDAMLRQSVVLPESFGEVEETGAITRENYLGTKVFGVYHRLPGTPWVIAVEKSRSEVLEPVTDLTRKMLWAMLTLLGFWIALAFFLSRRISAPIMRLRQGAERIMKGDWSIDVSIAAKDEVGDLSRAFSAMTANLMQSQKELQQYSTGLEQQVAERTKELSGANEELNQARNKLEKRVEDRTQQLVEINTALEGRINEREVLLKEIHHRVKNNLQIISSLLNLQKDSFKDEPSRAMFEDSGRRVRSMALIHEQLYRSGNLAQIDFRNYVRELTGNLLHSYVGKTQGIRLDIQGEGLFLGIDAAVPCGLMINELITNSIKYAFPEGWQGSREEDLWPEIKIELGTNNAHELIILVADNGIGLPENIDYRNTRTLGLQLVSSLTNQLGATMEVERRGGTLFRISIPEQGWKQGA